A genomic stretch from Burkholderia pyrrocinia includes:
- a CDS encoding DUF3579 domain-containing protein, with protein MAETPPTEFFIQGITKDGKKFRPSDWSERLAGVMACFGPGASGPNARLKYSLYVRPTMLGDLKCVILDSRLRDIEPMAFDFVLNFAKDNNLVVTEACELPDYGAKK; from the coding sequence ATGGCTGAAACCCCTCCGACCGAATTCTTTATCCAGGGCATTACGAAAGACGGGAAAAAGTTTCGCCCGAGCGACTGGTCGGAACGTCTGGCCGGTGTGATGGCCTGCTTCGGGCCGGGGGCGAGCGGGCCGAATGCACGTCTCAAGTATTCGCTGTACGTGCGTCCGACGATGCTCGGCGACCTGAAATGCGTGATCCTCGATTCGCGGCTGCGAGACATCGAGCCGATGGCTTTCGATTTCGTGCTGAATTTCGCGAAGGACAACAACCTCGTCGTCACCGAGGCGTGCGAGCTGCCGGACTACGGCGCGAAGAAGTGA
- the argF gene encoding ornithine carbamoyltransferase — MTAKTIRHYLQFKDFSLEDYEYVLERTGILKRKFKNYETYHPLHDRTLAMIFEKSSTRTRLSFEAGIFQLGGHAVFMSTRDTQLGRGEPVEDSAQVISRMVDIIMIRTFEQEVIQRFAENSRVPVINGLTNEYHPCQVLADIFTYYEHRGPIAGKTVAWVGDANNMLYTWIEAAQILGFKLRLSTPPGYALDMKLVSPDSAPFYEVFDDPNEACKGADLVTTDVWTSMGFEAENEARMKAFADWCVDEEMMGHANPDALFMHCLPAHRGEEVTAGVIDGPQSVVWDEAENRLHVQKALMEFLLLGRLKH, encoded by the coding sequence ATGACCGCCAAAACCATTCGTCACTACCTGCAGTTCAAGGATTTCTCGCTGGAAGACTACGAGTACGTGCTCGAACGCACGGGTATCCTGAAGCGCAAGTTCAAGAACTACGAGACCTATCACCCGCTGCACGACCGCACGCTCGCGATGATCTTCGAGAAGAGCTCGACGCGCACGCGCCTGTCGTTCGAGGCCGGGATCTTCCAGCTCGGCGGCCACGCCGTCTTCATGAGCACGCGCGACACGCAGCTCGGCCGCGGCGAGCCCGTCGAGGATTCCGCGCAGGTCATCTCGCGGATGGTCGACATCATCATGATCCGCACGTTCGAGCAGGAGGTCATCCAGCGCTTCGCGGAAAACTCCCGCGTGCCGGTGATCAACGGCCTGACCAACGAATACCACCCGTGCCAGGTGCTCGCCGACATCTTCACGTACTACGAGCACCGCGGCCCGATCGCCGGCAAGACCGTCGCATGGGTCGGCGATGCGAACAACATGCTCTACACGTGGATCGAAGCCGCGCAGATCCTCGGCTTCAAGCTGCGCCTGTCGACGCCGCCCGGCTATGCGCTCGACATGAAGCTCGTGTCGCCCGACAGCGCACCGTTCTACGAGGTGTTCGACGATCCGAACGAAGCATGCAAGGGCGCCGATCTCGTGACGACCGACGTATGGACGAGCATGGGTTTCGAAGCCGAGAACGAAGCGCGGATGAAGGCGTTCGCCGACTGGTGCGTCGACGAGGAAATGATGGGGCACGCGAACCCGGACGCGCTGTTCATGCACTGCCTGCCCGCGCACCGCGGCGAGGAAGTGACGGCCGGCGTGATCGACGGCCCGCAGAGCGTCGTGTGGGACGAGGCGGAAAACCGCCTGCACGTGCAGAAGGCGCTGATGGAGTTCCTGCTGCTCGGCCGCCTCAAACACTGA
- the murB gene encoding UDP-N-acetylmuramate dehydrogenase yields the protein MPMPPDDSALSLLPDHPLAAHNTFGIDANARFAARITHASQFEALHRDPRVANLPQLVLGGGSNVVFTRDFDGVVLLDEIAGRRVVREDDDAWYVEAGGGENWHDFVAWTLEHGMPGLENLALIPGTVGAAPIQNIGAYGLEMKVYFDSLVAVELSTGRSERFDAARCAFGYRDSFFKREGRGRFAIVSVTFRLPRRWAPRLGYADVTRELDARGIAPDAATPRDVFDAVVAIRRAKLPDPLVLGNAGSFFKNPVIDAAQFAALRARAPDVVSYPQPDGQVKLAAGWLIDRCGWKGRALGAAAVHDRQALVLVNRGGATGADVLALARAIQADVREQFGVELEAEPVCL from the coding sequence ATGCCGATGCCTCCTGACGATTCCGCCCTGTCGCTGCTTCCCGACCATCCGCTCGCCGCGCACAACACGTTCGGCATCGACGCGAACGCGCGCTTCGCCGCGCGCATCACGCACGCGTCGCAGTTCGAGGCGCTGCATCGCGACCCGCGCGTCGCGAACCTGCCGCAGCTCGTGCTCGGCGGCGGCAGCAATGTCGTGTTCACACGCGATTTCGACGGCGTCGTGCTGCTCGACGAAATCGCGGGCCGCCGCGTCGTGCGCGAGGACGACGACGCGTGGTACGTCGAGGCCGGCGGCGGCGAGAACTGGCACGACTTCGTCGCGTGGACGCTCGAGCACGGGATGCCGGGCCTCGAGAATCTCGCGCTGATCCCGGGCACGGTCGGCGCCGCGCCGATCCAGAACATCGGCGCGTACGGCCTCGAGATGAAGGTGTATTTCGATTCGCTGGTCGCCGTCGAGCTATCTACGGGGCGCAGCGAGCGCTTCGACGCCGCGCGCTGCGCGTTCGGCTATCGCGACAGCTTCTTCAAGCGGGAAGGGCGCGGCCGGTTCGCGATCGTGTCGGTGACGTTCCGGCTGCCCAGGCGATGGGCGCCGCGGCTCGGCTACGCGGACGTCACGCGCGAGCTCGACGCGCGCGGCATCGCGCCCGATGCGGCGACGCCGCGCGACGTGTTCGACGCGGTCGTCGCGATCCGCCGCGCGAAGCTGCCCGATCCGCTCGTTCTCGGCAACGCGGGCAGTTTCTTCAAGAATCCGGTGATCGACGCCGCGCAGTTCGCTGCGCTGCGCGCCCGCGCGCCCGATGTCGTGTCGTATCCGCAGCCGGACGGGCAGGTGAAGCTCGCGGCCGGCTGGCTGATCGACCGCTGTGGCTGGAAGGGGCGCGCGCTGGGCGCGGCGGCCGTGCACGACCGCCAGGCGCTCGTGCTCGTCAATCGCGGCGGCGCGACGGGCGCCGACGTGCTCGCGCTGGCACGGGCGATCCAGGCCGACGTGCGCGAGCAATTCGGCGTCGAGCTCGAGGCCGAGCCGGTCTGCCTGTAG
- a CDS encoding YajQ family cyclic di-GMP-binding protein: MPSFDVVSEANMIEVKNAIEQSNKEISTRFDFKGSDARVEQKERELTLFADDDFKLGQVKDVLIGKLAKRNVDVRFLDYGKVEKIGGDKVKQIVTVKKGVTGDLAKKIVRLVKDSKIKVQASIQGDAVRVAGTKRDDLQSVIAMLRKDVTDTPLDFNNFRD; the protein is encoded by the coding sequence ATGCCATCGTTCGACGTCGTTTCCGAAGCGAACATGATCGAAGTGAAGAACGCCATCGAGCAGTCGAACAAGGAAATTTCGACGCGCTTCGACTTCAAGGGCTCCGACGCGCGCGTCGAGCAGAAGGAACGTGAGCTGACGCTGTTCGCCGACGACGATTTCAAGCTCGGCCAGGTCAAGGACGTGTTGATCGGCAAGCTGGCCAAGCGCAACGTCGACGTGCGCTTCCTCGACTACGGCAAGGTCGAGAAGATCGGCGGCGACAAGGTCAAGCAGATCGTCACCGTGAAGAAAGGCGTGACGGGCGATCTCGCGAAGAAGATCGTGCGGCTCGTGAAGGACAGCAAGATCAAGGTGCAGGCGAGCATCCAGGGCGACGCGGTGCGCGTGGCGGGCACGAAGCGCGACGACCTGCAGAGCGTGATCGCGATGCTGCGCAAGGACGTGACCGACACGCCGCTCGACTTCAACAACTTCCGCGACTGA
- the plsY gene encoding glycerol-3-phosphate 1-O-acyltransferase PlsY has product MQILLAALVAYLIGSVSFAVVVSAAMGLADPRSYGSKNPGATNVLRSGNKKAAILTLVGDAFKGWIAVWLARRFGLPDVAVAWVAIAVFIGHLYPVFFRFQGGKGVATAAGVLLAVHPVLGLATALTWLIVAFFFRYSSLAALVAAVFAPVFDVFLFGTSHNPVAWAVLAMSVLLVWRHRGNISKLLAGQESRIGDKKKAAADGGAQDGGKA; this is encoded by the coding sequence ATGCAGATCCTGCTCGCCGCCCTCGTTGCCTACCTGATCGGTTCGGTGTCGTTCGCCGTCGTCGTCAGCGCCGCGATGGGCCTGGCCGACCCGCGTTCATACGGGTCGAAGAATCCCGGCGCGACCAACGTGCTGCGCAGCGGCAACAAGAAAGCCGCGATCCTGACGCTCGTCGGCGACGCATTCAAGGGCTGGATTGCCGTCTGGCTCGCGCGGCGCTTCGGCCTGCCCGACGTCGCGGTCGCATGGGTCGCGATTGCCGTGTTCATCGGCCACCTGTATCCGGTGTTCTTCCGCTTCCAGGGCGGCAAGGGCGTCGCGACCGCGGCCGGCGTGCTGCTCGCCGTACACCCGGTGCTCGGGCTCGCGACCGCGCTGACCTGGCTGATCGTCGCATTCTTCTTCCGCTATTCGTCGCTCGCGGCGCTGGTGGCGGCGGTGTTCGCGCCGGTGTTCGACGTATTCCTGTTCGGCACGAGCCACAACCCGGTCGCATGGGCCGTGCTCGCGATGAGCGTGCTGCTCGTGTGGCGTCACCGCGGCAACATTTCGAAGCTGCTCGCGGGGCAGGAGAGCCGGATCGGCGACAAGAAGAAGGCGGCCGCGGACGGCGGCGCGCAGGACGGCGGGAAAGCCTGA
- the ybaK gene encoding Cys-tRNA(Pro) deacylase, producing the protein MSKSRHVSETPATQLLRRHGVAFGEHPYEYVEHGGTGESARQLGVDEHSVVKTLVMEDEHAKPLIVLMHGDRTVSTKNLARQIGAKRVEPCKPEVANRHSGYLVGGTSPFGTRKTMPVYVEATILELPTIYLNGGRRGYLVSLAPAVLTSLLGAQPVQCASVD; encoded by the coding sequence ATGAGTAAATCCAGACACGTGTCCGAAACCCCTGCGACCCAGCTGTTGCGCCGCCACGGCGTCGCGTTCGGCGAGCATCCGTACGAATACGTCGAACACGGCGGCACCGGCGAATCGGCGCGCCAGCTCGGCGTCGACGAGCACAGCGTCGTGAAGACGCTCGTGATGGAAGACGAGCACGCGAAGCCGCTGATCGTGTTGATGCACGGCGACCGCACCGTGTCGACGAAGAACCTCGCGCGGCAGATCGGCGCGAAGCGCGTCGAGCCGTGCAAGCCCGAGGTCGCGAACCGCCATTCGGGTTATCTCGTCGGCGGCACGTCGCCGTTCGGTACGCGCAAGACGATGCCCGTCTACGTCGAGGCGACGATCCTCGAATTGCCGACGATCTACCTGAACGGCGGCCGTCGCGGCTACCTCGTCAGCCTCGCGCCGGCGGTGCTCACGTCGCTGCTCGGCGCGCAGCCCGTGCAGTGCGCGAGCGTCGACTGA
- a CDS encoding class I adenylate-forming enzyme family protein — protein sequence MPSPIRSSESLDVDALLAALPNRIADVPARWATRAPAHPALIEDARRLSYGDLSQAVDAAAARLASLGVQGGDRVMIVAENCVAQIVLLFAVARVDAWALVSNARLSAGELDAIAAHARPKLIAFATDASPDARAHAARLGATPAGALPIDIGAWSYRVDASAPAEPVAADGAAQCAALIYTTGTTGTPKGVMLSHRNLLFIAATSSTLRRVSPDDVVYTVLPVSHVYGLASVCLGSLYAGATLRLAPRFAPEAVRIALADEGVTIFQGVPAMHAKLLEHLHTHGHAWHAPRLRFAYSGGSPLDANLKARVERVYGVPLHNGYGMTESSPTITQTPLDAPRADSSVGVPIPGVDMRIVAPDGTNVPQGEVGEIRVRGPNVMLGYYRNADATRAAVSPDGWLSTGDLARQDADGAVTIAGRSKELIIRSGFNVYPVEVEQVLNAHPDVVQAAVIGRAVEGNEEVLAFVELVPGAAADEPALHAWCAERLAPYKRPAHIRVLDALPAASTGKVLKHKLRDLA from the coding sequence ATGCCCTCGCCCATCCGCTCTTCCGAGTCGCTCGACGTCGATGCGCTGCTCGCCGCGCTGCCTAACCGCATCGCCGACGTGCCCGCGCGCTGGGCCACGCGGGCGCCCGCGCATCCGGCGCTGATCGAGGACGCGCGCCGCCTGTCGTACGGCGACTTGTCGCAGGCCGTCGATGCGGCCGCCGCACGGCTCGCGAGCCTCGGCGTGCAAGGCGGCGACCGCGTGATGATCGTCGCGGAAAACTGCGTCGCGCAGATCGTGCTGCTGTTCGCGGTCGCCCGCGTCGATGCGTGGGCGCTCGTGTCGAACGCGCGGCTGTCTGCCGGCGAACTCGATGCGATCGCCGCGCACGCGCGTCCGAAGCTGATCGCGTTCGCGACGGACGCATCGCCCGACGCACGTGCCCACGCGGCGCGGCTCGGCGCGACACCCGCCGGCGCGCTGCCGATCGACATCGGCGCGTGGTCGTATCGCGTCGATGCGAGCGCGCCTGCCGAACCGGTGGCCGCCGACGGTGCCGCGCAATGCGCGGCGCTGATCTACACGACCGGCACGACCGGCACGCCGAAAGGCGTGATGCTGTCGCACCGCAACCTGCTGTTCATCGCGGCGACGTCGAGCACGCTGCGCCGCGTGTCGCCGGACGACGTCGTCTATACGGTGCTGCCCGTGTCGCACGTGTACGGGCTCGCGTCGGTCTGCCTCGGCAGCCTGTACGCAGGCGCGACGCTGCGGCTCGCACCGCGCTTTGCGCCGGAGGCCGTGCGCATCGCGCTCGCCGACGAAGGCGTCACGATCTTCCAGGGTGTGCCCGCAATGCACGCGAAGCTGCTCGAACACCTGCACACGCACGGCCACGCGTGGCACGCGCCGCGCCTGCGCTTCGCGTATTCGGGCGGCTCGCCGCTCGATGCGAACCTGAAGGCGCGCGTCGAGCGCGTGTACGGCGTGCCGCTGCACAACGGCTACGGGATGACTGAAAGCAGCCCGACCATCACGCAGACGCCGCTCGACGCGCCGCGCGCCGACAGCTCGGTCGGCGTGCCGATTCCGGGCGTCGACATGCGGATCGTCGCGCCGGACGGCACCAACGTGCCGCAAGGCGAAGTCGGCGAGATCCGCGTGCGCGGGCCGAACGTGATGCTCGGCTACTACCGCAACGCGGACGCCACGCGCGCGGCCGTGTCGCCGGACGGCTGGCTGAGCACCGGCGATCTCGCGCGGCAGGACGCGGACGGCGCGGTGACGATCGCGGGCCGCAGCAAGGAACTGATCATCCGGTCCGGCTTCAACGTGTATCCGGTCGAAGTCGAACAGGTGCTGAACGCGCATCCGGACGTCGTGCAGGCGGCCGTCATCGGCCGCGCGGTCGAAGGCAACGAGGAAGTGCTCGCATTCGTCGAGCTGGTGCCGGGCGCGGCGGCGGACGAACCGGCGTTGCATGCATGGTGCGCGGAGCGATTGGCGCCTTACAAACGCCCTGCCCACATCCGCGTGCTCGACGCGTTGCCGGCCGCATCGACCGGCAAGGTGCTGAAGCACAAGCTGCGCGACCTGGCCTGA
- the xerD gene encoding site-specific tyrosine recombinase XerD, producing the protein MSEPLISPEADDDAAAASPALLASRASIDVFCDALWLEHGLSRNTLDAYRRDLVLFSRWLAATHDAPLDSADEAMVTGYIAARSDGKATSSNRRLSVFRRYYGWAVREHRASADPTLRITSAKQAARFPSTLSEAQVEALLGAPDIDTPLGLRDRTMLELMYASGLRVSELVTLKTVEVGLNEGVVRVMGKGSKERLVPFGEVAHGWIERYLRNARPALLGARAADALFVTARGDGMTRQQFWNIIKRHAQQADVRAHLSPHTLRHAFATHLLNHGADLRVVQLLLGHSDISTTQIYTHVARERLRTLHAQHHPRG; encoded by the coding sequence ATGAGCGAACCGCTGATTTCCCCCGAAGCCGACGACGATGCCGCTGCGGCATCGCCCGCGCTGCTTGCGAGCCGCGCGTCGATCGACGTGTTCTGCGATGCGCTGTGGCTCGAGCACGGGCTGTCGCGCAACACGCTCGACGCGTACCGGCGCGATCTGGTGCTGTTTTCCCGATGGCTGGCCGCGACGCACGACGCGCCGCTCGATTCGGCCGACGAGGCGATGGTGACGGGCTACATTGCCGCGCGCAGCGACGGCAAGGCGACGTCGTCGAACCGGCGGTTGTCGGTGTTCCGTCGCTATTACGGCTGGGCCGTGCGCGAGCATCGCGCGAGCGCGGACCCGACGCTGCGGATCACGTCCGCGAAACAGGCGGCCCGGTTCCCGTCGACGTTGTCCGAGGCGCAGGTCGAGGCGCTGCTCGGTGCGCCCGACATCGACACGCCGCTTGGCCTGCGCGATCGCACGATGCTCGAGCTGATGTACGCGAGCGGGCTGCGCGTGAGCGAGCTCGTGACGCTGAAGACCGTCGAGGTCGGCCTCAACGAGGGCGTCGTGCGCGTGATGGGCAAGGGTTCGAAGGAGCGGCTCGTGCCGTTCGGCGAAGTCGCGCACGGCTGGATCGAGCGCTACCTGCGCAATGCGCGGCCGGCGCTGCTCGGCGCACGCGCGGCCGACGCGCTGTTCGTGACCGCGCGCGGCGACGGAATGACGCGCCAGCAGTTCTGGAACATCATCAAGCGCCACGCGCAGCAGGCCGACGTGCGCGCGCACCTGTCGCCGCACACGCTGCGGCATGCGTTCGCGACGCACCTGCTGAACCACGGCGCCGACCTGCGCGTCGTGCAGTTGCTGCTCGGCCACAGCGACATCTCGACCACGCAGATCTATACGCACGTCGCGCGCGAGCGGCTGAGGACGCTGCACGCGCAACACCACCCGCGCGGCTAG
- a CDS encoding methylated-DNA--[protein]-cysteine S-methyltransferase — protein MFNAVIDAPFGKVGIRTDAAVVREIVYLPESVKSVEPDSPLAKRAVKQIERYFERASARFDLPLADVGSAFQHRVWDVISDIPPGTVLTYGQVAKRIGSAPRAVGQACGANYFPLVIPCHRVVAAGGLGGFANHDDNGYYQKVKRWLLAHEGVPY, from the coding sequence ATGTTCAATGCAGTCATCGACGCACCGTTCGGCAAGGTCGGCATCCGCACGGACGCCGCGGTGGTGCGCGAGATCGTCTATCTGCCCGAATCGGTGAAGTCGGTCGAGCCGGATTCGCCGCTCGCGAAGCGCGCGGTCAAGCAGATCGAACGTTATTTCGAGCGTGCGTCGGCGCGCTTCGACCTGCCGCTCGCCGACGTCGGCAGCGCGTTCCAGCACCGCGTGTGGGACGTGATCAGCGATATCCCGCCCGGCACGGTGCTGACCTACGGGCAGGTCGCGAAGCGGATCGGCAGTGCGCCGCGCGCGGTCGGCCAGGCGTGCGGCGCGAACTACTTCCCGCTCGTGATCCCGTGCCATCGCGTCGTCGCGGCAGGCGGCCTCGGCGGCTTCGCGAACCACGACGACAACGGTTATTACCAGAAAGTGAAGCGCTGGCTGCTGGCGCACGAAGGCGTGCCGTACTGA
- the queG gene encoding tRNA epoxyqueuosine(34) reductase QueG, whose translation MNRLPELAASDRPSTHAEGAAPCALDDAALTALAARIRAWGRELGFGAIGISDTDLSDAEAGLAAWLEAGYHGEMDYMAKHGMKRARPAELVAGTRRVISVRLAYLPAETLAPGAPGDVPGALAPHDWRARERARLDDPQAAVVSIYARGRDYHKVLRNRLQTLAERIEHEIGAFGYRVFTDSAPVLEVELAQKAGVGWRGKHTLLLQRDAGSLFFLGEIYVDIPLPTDAHTSPDTAPETPGSHCGSCTRCIDACPTGAIVEPYRVDARRCISYLTIELKGSIPEPLRPMIGNRVYGCDDCQLVCPWNKFAQAAPVADFDVRHGLDRATLVELFGWDAEAFDTRMQGSAIRRIGYESWLRNLAVGLGNALRASADRISPQARDAIVAALRARADDPSPVVREHVEWALRAA comes from the coding sequence ATGAACCGATTACCGGAACTCGCCGCATCCGACAGGCCTTCGACTCATGCCGAAGGCGCGGCGCCGTGCGCGCTCGACGATGCGGCCTTGACTGCGCTCGCCGCGCGCATCAGGGCGTGGGGGCGCGAATTGGGTTTCGGGGCGATCGGCATCAGCGATACCGATCTCTCGGATGCCGAAGCAGGCCTCGCCGCCTGGCTGGAAGCCGGATACCACGGCGAAATGGATTATATGGCGAAACATGGGATGAAACGCGCGCGGCCGGCCGAACTTGTGGCCGGTACGCGACGCGTGATTTCCGTGCGACTCGCCTACCTGCCGGCCGAAACGCTCGCCCCTGGCGCGCCCGGCGATGTGCCCGGTGCGCTCGCGCCGCACGACTGGCGCGCACGCGAACGGGCGCGGCTCGACGATCCGCAAGCGGCCGTCGTGTCGATCTATGCGCGCGGCCGCGACTATCACAAGGTGCTGCGCAACCGGCTGCAGACGCTCGCGGAGCGCATCGAGCACGAGATCGGCGCGTTCGGCTACCGCGTGTTCACCGACTCGGCGCCCGTGCTCGAGGTCGAGCTCGCGCAGAAGGCCGGCGTCGGCTGGCGCGGCAAGCACACGCTGCTGCTGCAGCGCGATGCGGGTTCGCTGTTCTTCCTCGGCGAGATCTACGTCGATATTCCGCTGCCGACCGACGCGCACACGTCGCCCGATACCGCACCCGAGACCCCGGGCTCGCATTGCGGCAGTTGCACGCGCTGCATCGACGCGTGCCCGACCGGCGCGATCGTCGAGCCGTACCGCGTCGATGCGCGCCGCTGCATCTCGTACCTGACGATCGAGCTGAAAGGCAGCATTCCCGAGCCGCTGCGGCCGATGATCGGCAATCGTGTGTACGGCTGCGACGACTGCCAGCTCGTGTGCCCGTGGAACAAATTCGCGCAGGCCGCGCCGGTGGCCGATTTCGACGTGCGGCACGGCCTCGACCGCGCGACGCTCGTCGAGCTGTTCGGGTGGGATGCGGAAGCGTTCGATACGCGGATGCAGGGCAGCGCGATCCGACGCATCGGCTACGAAAGCTGGCTGCGCAATCTCGCGGTCGGGCTCGGCAATGCGCTGCGCGCGAGCGCCGACCGGATTTCGCCGCAGGCGCGCGACGCGATCGTCGCCGCGTTGCGCGCGCGGGCCGACGATCCGTCGCCGGTCGTGCGCGAGCATGTCGAATGGGCGCTGCGCGCCGCGTGA
- the tsaE gene encoding tRNA (adenosine(37)-N6)-threonylcarbamoyltransferase complex ATPase subunit type 1 TsaE has protein sequence MPATSHTPHAATLPAPLAERVIALADEAATEAFGTRFAHALDAARLDLARAHAFDGLQIQLVGDLGAGKTTLVRAILRGLGHQGRVRSPTYTLVEPYALERSDGELEVYHFDLYRFNDPAEWSDAGFREYFNSSAICLVEWPQQAGVLLGVPDLVFSLDVDGDGRALTVRAYSASGKACLERC, from the coding sequence ATGCCAGCCACGTCCCATACGCCTCATGCCGCCACGCTGCCCGCCCCGCTCGCGGAGCGCGTGATCGCGCTCGCCGACGAAGCGGCGACCGAGGCCTTCGGCACCCGCTTCGCGCATGCGCTCGACGCGGCGCGCCTCGATCTCGCCCGCGCGCATGCGTTCGACGGGCTGCAGATCCAGCTGGTCGGCGATCTCGGCGCGGGCAAGACGACCCTCGTGCGCGCGATCCTGCGCGGCCTCGGCCACCAGGGCCGCGTGCGCAGCCCGACCTATACGCTCGTCGAGCCGTACGCGCTCGAACGCAGCGATGGGGAACTTGAGGTCTATCACTTCGATCTGTATCGATTCAACGATCCGGCCGAATGGTCCGACGCAGGCTTTCGCGAATATTTCAATTCCAGCGCGATCTGCCTCGTCGAATGGCCGCAACAGGCGGGCGTGCTGCTCGGCGTGCCCGACCTGGTTTTCTCGCTCGACGTGGATGGCGACGGCCGCGCCCTCACCGTCCGGGCGTACAGCGCTTCAGGAAAGGCATGTCTCGAAAGATGTTGA
- a CDS encoding N-acetylmuramoyl-L-alanine amidase: protein MSRKMLIKPFRSIESAATATHNWRRRQILRAGASTLVLGLVAPRLAHASSVLGVRVWPARDYTRVTIESDQPLQNSQQLLQGPDRLVVDLNGLDLDQALRDLVSKIAPNDPQIQSVRVGQYQPHVVRMVFDLKGSVKPQVFTLPPVGTYKYRLVFDLYPAVAPDPLTDLIAQTERKEQALNDTARAQQMQPPSALNGPATPPVAGNDNSDAFFQRFAQNTPGTPHTPPAAGTPATPAKPAVKPPPVIARRDDSDDDGDTYKFTAPKSGKGGTVRLLTVAIDPGHGGEDPGAIGGGGTYEKHIALDIAKKLRAKIDGAPNMRAMMTRDADFFVPLNVRVQKARRVGADLFVSIHADAFTTPSARGSSVFALSDHGASSAAARWLANKENSSDLIGGINIKTQDAAVSRALFDMSTTAQIRDSMRYGNYVLKEVGGINKLHKGSVEQAGFAVLKAPDIPSILVETAFISNPDEERRLNDDSYRDEMADAIFRGIKRYFAANPPLAKNRMA, encoded by the coding sequence ATGTCTCGAAAGATGTTGATCAAACCGTTCCGCTCGATCGAATCGGCGGCCACCGCGACGCATAACTGGCGGCGCCGCCAGATCCTGCGCGCGGGCGCGTCGACGCTGGTGCTCGGCCTCGTCGCGCCGCGGCTCGCGCACGCGTCATCGGTGCTCGGCGTGCGCGTATGGCCCGCGCGCGATTACACGCGCGTCACGATCGAATCCGACCAGCCGCTGCAGAATAGCCAACAACTGCTGCAGGGTCCCGACCGTCTCGTCGTCGACCTGAACGGCCTCGATCTCGACCAGGCGCTGCGCGACCTCGTGTCGAAGATCGCGCCGAACGATCCGCAGATCCAGTCGGTGCGCGTCGGCCAGTATCAGCCGCACGTCGTGCGGATGGTGTTCGACCTGAAAGGCTCGGTGAAGCCGCAGGTGTTCACGCTGCCGCCGGTCGGCACCTACAAGTACCGGCTCGTGTTCGACCTGTATCCGGCCGTCGCGCCCGATCCGCTGACCGACCTGATCGCGCAGACGGAACGCAAGGAACAGGCGCTCAACGACACGGCGCGCGCTCAGCAGATGCAGCCGCCGAGCGCGCTGAACGGGCCGGCCACGCCGCCCGTCGCGGGCAACGACAACAGCGACGCGTTCTTCCAGCGCTTCGCGCAGAACACGCCGGGCACACCGCACACGCCGCCGGCTGCCGGCACGCCCGCGACGCCCGCGAAGCCGGCCGTCAAGCCGCCGCCCGTCATCGCGCGCCGCGACGACAGCGACGACGACGGCGACACCTACAAGTTCACCGCACCGAAATCCGGCAAGGGCGGCACCGTGCGCCTGCTGACGGTCGCGATCGATCCGGGCCACGGCGGCGAGGATCCGGGCGCGATCGGCGGCGGCGGCACGTACGAGAAGCACATCGCGCTCGACATCGCGAAGAAGCTGCGCGCGAAGATCGACGGCGCGCCGAACATGCGCGCGATGATGACGCGCGACGCCGACTTCTTCGTGCCGCTGAACGTGCGCGTGCAGAAGGCGCGCCGCGTCGGCGCCGATCTCTTCGTGTCGATCCACGCGGACGCGTTCACGACGCCGTCCGCGCGCGGCTCGTCGGTGTTCGCGCTATCCGATCACGGCGCGTCGAGCGCCGCGGCGCGCTGGCTCGCGAACAAGGAGAATTCGTCGGACCTGATCGGCGGCATCAACATCAAGACGCAGGACGCGGCCGTGAGCCGCGCGCTGTTCGACATGTCGACGACCGCTCAGATCCGCGATTCGATGCGCTACGGCAACTACGTGCTGAAGGAAGTCGGCGGCATCAACAAGCTGCACAAGGGCTCGGTCGAGCAGGCCGGGTTCGCGGTGCTGAAGGCGCCCGACATTCCGTCGATCCTCGTCGAGACCGCGTTCATCAGCAACCCGGACGAAGAGCGCAGGCTCAACGACGACAGCTATCGCGACGAGATGGCCGACGCGATCTTCCGCGGCATCAAGCGTTATTTCGCCGCGAATCCGCCGCTCGCGAAGAACCGGATGGCCTGA